One region of Anoplopoma fimbria isolate UVic2021 breed Golden Eagle Sablefish chromosome 10, Afim_UVic_2022, whole genome shotgun sequence genomic DNA includes:
- the tmem222b gene encoding transmembrane protein 222, with protein MADVVEKETMKNYHIASEKINPESGRFPYCVVWTPIPVLSWLVPFIGHMGICTSTGVIRDFAGPYFVSEDNMAFGKPTKYWMLDVSKVYASGSNAWDTAVHDASEEYKHRMHNLCCDNCHSHVAMALNLMRYENSTSWNMVNLCLLALIHGKHISCASFLKTWLPFLMLMGIIFTATLAINLR; from the exons ATGGCGGATGTTGTTGAAAAAGAGACCATGAAGAACTACCACATAGCTTCCGAGAAAATCAACCCGGAGAGCGGCCGTTTTCCCTACTGTGTCGTGTGGACGCCCATCCCCGTACTCTC atggCTGGTTCCATTCATTGGCCACATGGGAATCTGCACTTCCACTGGTGTCATCCGGGACTTTGCTGGACCTTACTTTGTCTCA GAAGACAACATGGCCTTTGGAAAACCAACAAA GTACTGGATGCTTGACGTTAGCAAAGTCTACGCTAGTGGCTCCAATGCCTGGGACACAGCGGTGCACGATGCCTCAGAGGAGTATAAGCACAGGATG CACAACCTCTGCTGTGACAACTGTCACTCACATGTCGCCATGGCTCTGAATCTGATGCGGTATGAAAACAGCACGTCGTGGAACATGGTCAACCTCTGCCTCCTCGCTCTGATCCATGGAAAACACATCAG CTGTGCCAGCTTCCTGAAGACCTGGCTGCCTTTCCTGATGCTGATGGGCATCATCTTCACAGCGACCCTGGCCATCAACCTGCGGTGA
- the LOC129097749 gene encoding trophoblast glycoprotein-like: MLDLLAQCVFLCALLGSVYASSCPPRCECSEAAHTVKCVSRELRSVPAGIPGYTRNLFITGNLIGRIGPESFRGLENVTNLSLSNNRISEVESLTFAGLRSLRSLDLSNNQLSVIHPEAFRVQNQSLRELNLSRALYNHSSVMDLSTSLRWSSLGNLKKLDLSHNGLIYLPSRIFSHLSNLLRLQLTNNSLVAIHNATFSGLERLEELDLTLNALKTVPEEGLRELDSLSGADLLLGENPFTCSCGIEPFALWLNRSQGRISDAEDLVCAFPASMRNTSMLAVGSLTLGCHQWGAGADLALQTSYVFLGVVLGFIGLVFLFVLYLNRRGIKKRINDMRDACTEVLEGYHYRFEIDSDPRLSQVSSSADV; the protein is encoded by the exons ATGCTGGATCTGTTGGCACAGTGCGTCTTTCTGTGCGCTCTGCTCGGCTCCGTGTACGCGTCGTCGTGTCCGCCGCGCTGCGAGTGCTCCGAGGCGGCTCACACCGTCAAGTGCGTCTCCAGAGAGCTGCGGAGCGTCCCCGCCGGGATCCCCGGGTACACCAGGAACCTGTTCATCACCGGGAATCTCATCGGTCGGATCGGTCCGGAGTCGTTCAGAGGGCTGGAGAATGTGACCAACCTGTCTCTGAGCAATAACAG AATTTCCGAGGTGGAATCCCTAACCTTCGCCGGGCTCCGCAGCCTCCGCTCCCTGGATCTGAGCAACAACCAGCTGTCAGTGATTCACCCCGAGGCCTTCAGGGTGCAGAACCAGTCTCTGCGGGAGCTGAACCTGAGCCGAGCCCTCTACAACCACTCGTCGGTGATGGACTTGTCCACGTCTCTCCGCTGGAGCTCCCTGGGGAACCTGAAGAAACTGGACCTTTCTCACAACGGCCTCATCTATCTCCCCTCGCGGATCTTCTCCCACCTGAGCAACCTGCTGCGGCTCCAGCTCACCAACAACTCCCTGGTGGCCATCCACAACGCCACCTTCTCGGGTTTGGAGCGTCTGGAGGAGCTGGACCTGACCCTCAACGCCCTCAAGACGGTGCCCGAGGAGGGTCTCCGAGAGCTGGACTCCCTGTCCGGAGCGGACCTTCTGCTGGGGGAAAACCCGTTCACGTGTTCGTGCGGAATCGAACCTTTCGCTCTGTGGCTCAACAGATCGCAGGGACGCATTAGCGATGCCGAGGACCTTGTGTGCGCTTTCCCCGCCAGCATGAGGAACACGTCCATGCTCGCTGTGGGCTCGTTGACTCTGGGATGCCACCAGTGGGGTGCAGGGGCCGACCTCGCTCTGCAGACCTCCTACGTCTTCTTGGGCGTCGTCCTGGGCTTCATAGGCCTCGTCTTCCTTTTTGTACTTTATCTCAACCGCAGGGGCATCAAGAAGCGCATCAACGACATGCGGGACGCCTGCACGGAGGTGCTGGAGGGCTACCACTACCGCTTCGAGATCGACTCTGACCCCAGGTTATCACAGGTCTCCTCGAGCGCTGACGTGTGA
- the paqr7a gene encoding progestin and adipoQ receptor family member VII, a, which translates to MATIVMESIGRVFISLQQIRGVPRMLTEAAPSMPGTVRDSEVPHYFRERYVCNGYRPLNQKWRYYFLSLFQRHNETINVWTHLLAFLAILVKFRQLAETVDFAGDPHSWPLLILFLSSLTYSAFSAVAHLLGGKSELFHYFFFFLDYVGVAQYQYGSAVVHFYYAVDESMHRLVNGIFMPAAAFFSCMSCLGCCYGKYCNHSLPTWVRKVCQVVPSAVAYMWDSSPVAKRLMLWSTSGDDPSLIYHFGQVAFFLSSAFFFSFPLLERCFPGRCNFVGQGHQVFHVFLSCCTLCQIHASHLDYVGRRELYSSLHGGGEAAVFVGLYAVTLAACMLIAAFMLRKARCVIEVEAKIK; encoded by the coding sequence ATGGCGACCATTGTGATGGAGAGTATCGGGCGGGTGTTCATCAGCCTGCAGCAGATCAGAGGGGTCCCCCGGATGCTGACGGAGGCCGCCCCCTCCATGCCCGGCACCGTGCGAGACTCCGAGGTTCCCCACTACTTCCGGGAGCGCTACGTCTGCAACGGCTACCGGCCACTCAACCAAAAGTGGCGCTACTACTTCCTGTCGTTGTTCCAGCGCCACAATGAGACCATCAACGTCTGGACCCACCTGCTGGCGTTTTTAGCCATCCTGGTGAAATTCCGTCAACTTGCCGAGACTGTGGACTTTGCAGGTGATCCTCATTCGTGGCCCCTGTTGATCCTGTTCCTGTCCTCGCTCACCTACTCGGCGTTCAGTGCTGTAGCTCACCTGCTGGGTGGCAAGTCTGAGCTGTTtcactacttcttcttctttctggaCTACGTCGGGGTGGCGCAGTATCAGTACGGCAGTGCGGTCGTTCACTTCTACTACGCTGTGGATGAGAGCATGCACAGACTCGTGAACGGGATCTTCATGCCCGCCGCCGCCTTCTTCAGCTGCATGTCCTGCCTGGGATGCTGTTACGGCAAGTACTGCAACCACAGCCTCCCGACGTGGGTGCGCAAGGTGTGCCAGGTGGTGCCCTCGGCGGTTGCCTACATGTGGGACAGCAGTCCTGTGGCTAAACGACTCATGTTGTGGTCTACATCCGGCGACGACCCATCCCTCATCTACCACTTCGGCCAGGTCGCCTTCTTCCTCAGCTCCGccttcttcttcagcttccCCCTGCTGGAGCGCTGCTTCCCCGGACGGTGCAATTTCGTGGGACAGGGTCATCAGGTGTTCCACGTTTTTCTGTCCTGCTGCACCCTGTGTCAGATCCACGCGTCCCACCTGGACTACGTGGGCCGCAGGGAGCTTTACTCCAGTCTGCACGGGGGCGGTGAGGCCGCCGTCTTCGTGGGACTGTACGCCGTCACTTTGGCTGCATGCATGCTAATCGCTGCCTTCATGCTGAGGAAAGCTAGATGCGTGATAGAAGTCGAGGCCAAGATCAAATAA